The proteins below come from a single Limnobaculum xujianqingii genomic window:
- a CDS encoding peptidase U32 family protein: MRLSDNQIELLSPARDVEIAREAILHGADAIYIGGPSFGARHNAGNSLKDIAELVIFAHRYYAKVFVTLNTILHDDELEPARQLIYQLYDAGVDALIVQDMGILQLDIPPIDLHASTQTDIRTLEKAKFLSDVGLSQLVLARELNLEQIRQIKHNVSAAIEFFIHGALCVAFSGQCYISHAQTGRSANRGDCSQACRLPYTLKDDKGGIVAYDKHLLSMKDNNQAANLSALIDAGVRSFKIEGRYKDMGYVKNITAYYRQQIDQILLQRSDLLAASSGRTVHQFIPNPEKTFHRGSTDYFVNQRQMDIGAFDSPKYIGLPIGEVLKVGGSYLDVSVTEPLTNGDGLNVLIKREIVGFRASKVEKMAELRYRVYPNEMLPEFSKLRPNHPLNRNLDHLWQQSLLKSSSERKVDVELHLTQSGSELLLLATSEEGICVTTSLSGDFEVANQTEKSLQNLKDGLSKLGQTIYRAVSVTVDLPVVYFIPSAQLNQLRRDAIDALTEARLQNYQRAERLPVSEPAPVYPETHLSFLANVYNHKAREFYQRFGVELIDAAYEAHQEKSDVPVMITKHCLRFAFNLCPKQAKGVQGVKGRATPMQLVHNDEVLTLTFDCKPCEMQVWGKIKPHVLKAPLAGSILASISVDELKKTIKPKL; the protein is encoded by the coding sequence ATGAGACTTTCAGACAATCAAATAGAACTACTCAGTCCGGCAAGAGATGTCGAAATTGCCCGTGAAGCTATTTTACACGGTGCTGATGCCATTTATATTGGCGGTCCCAGCTTTGGCGCTCGTCATAATGCAGGAAACAGTCTGAAAGATATTGCTGAGCTGGTTATTTTTGCTCACCGATATTATGCCAAAGTATTTGTTACTCTAAATACCATCTTACATGATGATGAATTAGAACCAGCAAGACAGCTGATTTATCAACTGTATGATGCCGGTGTTGATGCGTTGATCGTTCAGGATATGGGCATTTTGCAGTTAGATATTCCACCTATCGATCTGCATGCCAGTACCCAAACGGATATCAGAACGCTTGAAAAAGCGAAATTCCTGTCTGACGTGGGTTTATCCCAACTGGTGCTGGCAAGAGAGCTTAATCTGGAACAGATTCGGCAAATTAAACATAACGTTAGTGCAGCGATTGAGTTTTTTATTCATGGTGCATTATGTGTGGCTTTTTCAGGTCAGTGCTACATTTCCCATGCTCAAACCGGTCGTAGTGCCAACCGGGGCGACTGCTCGCAAGCCTGTCGTTTGCCATATACCTTAAAGGACGATAAGGGCGGCATTGTGGCTTATGACAAACATTTACTCTCAATGAAAGATAACAATCAGGCAGCAAACCTGTCTGCACTGATTGATGCTGGTGTACGCTCTTTTAAAATAGAAGGGCGTTATAAAGATATGGGATATGTGAAAAATATCACCGCCTATTATCGTCAACAGATTGACCAAATTTTGCTGCAACGTTCAGACCTGTTAGCGGCCTCCAGCGGTAGAACTGTGCATCAGTTTATCCCTAATCCGGAGAAAACATTCCATCGGGGAAGCACCGATTACTTTGTTAATCAACGGCAGATGGATATCGGTGCATTTGATTCACCAAAATATATCGGGTTGCCTATTGGTGAAGTGCTTAAGGTTGGAGGAAGCTATCTGGATGTTAGCGTGACTGAACCGCTGACTAATGGTGATGGATTAAACGTACTGATTAAGCGAGAAATTGTCGGTTTTCGCGCCAGTAAAGTAGAGAAAATGGCAGAGCTTCGCTACCGGGTTTATCCGAACGAAATGCTGCCAGAATTTAGTAAGTTACGACCAAACCATCCGCTAAACCGTAATCTGGATCACCTGTGGCAACAGTCGCTACTGAAGTCATCCAGTGAACGTAAAGTGGACGTTGAACTACACTTAACTCAGTCTGGTTCTGAATTACTGCTGTTGGCAACCAGTGAAGAGGGTATTTGCGTTACAACGTCACTCAGTGGTGATTTTGAAGTCGCCAATCAGACGGAGAAATCGTTACAAAATTTGAAAGATGGATTATCCAAACTGGGTCAAACCATCTATCGCGCTGTTTCAGTCACTGTCGATTTACCGGTGGTGTATTTTATTCCCAGTGCTCAGTTAAATCAGCTGCGACGGGATGCGATTGATGCACTAACGGAAGCCCGGTTGCAAAATTACCAGCGTGCCGAGCGCCTGCCAGTCTCTGAGCCTGCGCCAGTCTACCCTGAAACTCATTTAAGCTTTCTGGCTAACGTTTATAACCATAAAGCCAGGGAGTTTTATCAACGATTTGGTGTCGAACTAATTGACGCCGCTTATGAAGCCCATCAGGAAAAATCAGATGTGCCGGTAATGATTACCAAACATTGTCTGCGTTTTGCCTTTAACTTATGTCCTAAACAAGCCAAAGGTGTTCAGGGGGTTAAGGGACGGGCAACGCCAATGCAACTGGTACACAATGATGAAGTGCTGACGTTAACCTTTGACTGTAAACCATGCGAAATGCAGGTATGGGGCAAGATCAAACCACATGTTTTAAAAGCGCCGTTAGCAGGAAGCATTTTGGCTTCAATTTCTGTCGATGAGTTAAAAAAGACCATCAAGCCAAAGTTATAA
- a CDS encoding transposase-like zinc-binding domain-containing protein, whose translation MKAAAIMCHHCGRRNCVRRHGRARSGLQRYYCSGCSRTFQSSYIYQGNEGNILRQIEALHAKGKNQMDICRSLGITTMVLDRYLYLISIENKTR comes from the coding sequence ATGAAAGCCGCCGCCATTATGTGCCATCATTGTGGTAGAAGAAATTGTGTTCGCCGCCATGGTAGAGCACGCTCCGGATTACAGCGTTACTACTGTTCCGGGTGTAGTCGAACGTTTCAAAGTAGTTATATTTATCAGGGTAATGAAGGGAATATTCTACGCCAGATTGAAGCGCTGCACGCAAAGGGAAAAAACCAGATGGATATTTGCCGAAGTTTGGGTATTACCACCATGGTGCTCGATCGTTACTTATATTTAATCTCAATAGAAAATAAGACTCGTTAA
- a CDS encoding LysE family translocator has product MLETSLFVATIATLGMLSPGPDFFLVIKNAARYRRSVAMVTALGVILGVATHMSYCVAGLAVVITATPWLFNLLKYAGALYLIWIGIQALLSRGGSKMDITNLDRQQTSYKNAFIQGYLCNLLNPKATLFFLSVFTQVLSIDSSTGEKLWYAFIIWILAVIWWPLLIVLIQSAPVRRGLAKVQSMVDKVLGVVLIGLGIKVALG; this is encoded by the coding sequence ATGCTGGAAACCTCTCTTTTTGTTGCCACTATCGCCACCCTTGGCATGCTATCACCGGGACCCGATTTTTTTCTGGTAATTAAGAATGCGGCCCGTTATCGTCGTTCTGTTGCCATGGTAACTGCGCTCGGCGTTATTCTTGGTGTTGCTACCCATATGTCATATTGTGTCGCAGGTTTAGCGGTCGTCATTACCGCAACGCCCTGGCTGTTTAATCTGTTAAAGTATGCTGGCGCACTCTATCTAATCTGGATTGGTATTCAGGCTCTGCTATCTCGCGGTGGTAGCAAAATGGATATTACAAACCTTGATCGCCAACAAACCAGCTATAAAAATGCCTTCATTCAGGGATACCTGTGTAATTTACTGAATCCCAAAGCCACACTGTTTTTTCTTTCCGTTTTTACTCAAGTACTCAGCATTGATTCCAGCACCGGCGAGAAATTATGGTACGCCTTTATTATCTGGATCCTGGCCGTTATCTGGTGGCCACTGTTAATTGTTCTGATTCAAAGTGCCCCGGTTCGTCGTGGACTGGCAAAAGTTCAAAGCATGGTGGATAAAGTGCTTGGCGTAGTACTGATTGGTTTAGGTATTAAAGTTGCTTTAGGATAA
- a CDS encoding DUF3772 domain-containing protein, whose translation MYRFSKILLLICLLTVIGTTVPSVYAAPKSLPVAGSNTKPSANKPQDQTQAKPQDQDSEQEEKKDVSTTELESLQQQLSDIKQQVSAVTKDKKFSLLNTQALEVSHKADEYIGILTPVLTQIQAQLDVIGPAPAPGALDETPEVTKQRTALNTNKAATEKKLEHSQTLKTNASNLSKQIIELRRNALKTQLALNSGSILGPRFWAPVFSPQVDDRTKIVGFSQMLSDNITQAWQPDRLFGSIILMALAIGVWLYARKYLEKALVWLSIWGFPDGRLRRTFLAFATVIVTVITIYGGANLFYLVFARNNTLPPLVDNFANGILGLTIFSGLIAGLGRALLSIQRPSWRLIPMPDLIAIALKPYPTGIAIVLMLFGTLEQFNNVIGSSVSAAIFSNGIAALLIALLVWRATRRTNRIRREMVALGEPLEPRTSLGSLIHLVVSAVSVVIVLALLIGYIPLARFLTYELVWVCIVFSCLYLTTKLMGDLCESLFSVNHASGKWIKQALSLDNRYLEQATILFSAIGNTILVMLAAIALFNGTYGATTPMTIVDKAIDILGSDSFGKINIVPANVMSALISAVIGLYILRTARRWLATKFLPKTAMDTGMRMSLVTLFSNIGYVLLILITLSLLGIEWNKLAWIVSALSVGIGFGLQEIVKNFISGLILLTERPVKVGDLVSISGVEGDIRRINVRATEIQLSDKSTVIVPNSQLISQNVRNVTMGNAQGVATIPLIFPLDIDPEQVRGILLEAYVAHEAIQDTPAPSVSFSQLTPDGITLSVTGYVSSPRVVSRTKSDLLFDILKRLRAANVKLSSPQSLVVQNLPPEIAAAYTDNSKKEDE comes from the coding sequence ATGTATCGATTTTCAAAAATATTGCTTCTAATTTGTTTATTGACTGTGATTGGCACAACGGTACCTTCGGTATATGCAGCACCTAAATCTCTACCTGTTGCTGGCAGCAATACCAAACCTTCGGCAAATAAACCGCAAGATCAAACACAGGCTAAGCCACAGGACCAGGATTCAGAACAGGAAGAAAAGAAAGACGTCAGTACCACAGAGCTTGAAAGTTTACAGCAACAACTTAGTGACATTAAACAACAGGTTTCTGCCGTTACTAAAGATAAAAAGTTTAGCTTACTGAATACTCAGGCGCTGGAGGTTTCACATAAAGCGGATGAATACATTGGTATTCTGACGCCAGTATTAACCCAAATTCAGGCACAACTGGATGTTATTGGCCCCGCACCGGCACCTGGTGCGTTAGATGAAACGCCGGAAGTGACTAAACAACGCACGGCGTTAAATACGAATAAAGCGGCAACGGAGAAAAAGTTAGAACACTCTCAAACTTTAAAAACCAATGCCAGCAACCTGTCAAAGCAAATCATAGAATTACGGCGAAACGCGCTGAAAACCCAGTTGGCATTAAATTCCGGCAGTATTTTAGGGCCGCGTTTTTGGGCACCTGTTTTTAGTCCACAGGTAGATGACAGAACTAAAATTGTCGGCTTTAGCCAAATGTTGTCTGATAATATTACGCAAGCCTGGCAGCCCGATCGATTGTTTGGTTCAATCATTTTGATGGCTCTGGCTATTGGAGTTTGGCTCTATGCTCGTAAATATCTGGAAAAAGCGCTGGTATGGTTAAGCATTTGGGGTTTTCCTGATGGACGCTTGCGTCGTACCTTTTTAGCTTTTGCGACGGTTATTGTGACGGTTATTACTATTTACGGCGGAGCGAACCTGTTTTATTTGGTATTTGCCCGCAATAATACGCTACCGCCACTGGTAGATAACTTTGCTAATGGGATATTAGGATTAACCATTTTCTCCGGGCTGATTGCCGGGTTGGGCAGGGCGTTGCTGTCTATTCAACGGCCATCATGGCGACTGATACCGATGCCGGATCTGATTGCCATCGCACTTAAGCCTTATCCCACCGGGATCGCGATTGTGTTGATGTTATTTGGCACCCTGGAACAATTCAATAATGTTATTGGTAGTAGCGTCTCTGCCGCTATTTTTAGTAACGGTATTGCCGCGTTATTAATTGCGTTACTGGTATGGCGAGCAACGCGTCGGACTAATCGTATCCGTCGGGAGATGGTAGCGTTAGGTGAACCACTGGAACCCCGAACCTCGCTGGGTAGCCTGATTCATTTAGTGGTTAGCGCCGTTTCTGTCGTAATCGTGCTGGCATTGCTGATTGGTTATATTCCACTGGCGCGCTTTTTAACCTATGAACTGGTGTGGGTTTGTATTGTTTTCTCCTGCCTTTATTTAACCACTAAGTTGATGGGCGACTTGTGTGAAAGCCTGTTCTCAGTCAATCACGCCAGTGGAAAATGGATTAAACAGGCGTTAAGTCTGGACAATCGCTATCTGGAACAGGCAACCATTCTATTTTCCGCGATAGGTAATACTATTCTGGTTATGTTGGCAGCGATTGCGCTGTTTAATGGCACTTATGGTGCTACCACGCCAATGACCATTGTTGATAAAGCTATCGATATTTTGGGAAGTGATAGCTTTGGCAAAATAAATATCGTTCCGGCAAACGTCATGAGCGCCTTAATCAGCGCGGTGATTGGCTTGTACATTCTGCGCACTGCCCGTCGCTGGTTGGCAACGAAGTTCCTGCCGAAAACAGCAATGGACACCGGAATGCGGATGTCCTTAGTTACGCTGTTTAGCAATATTGGTTATGTGCTACTGATTCTGATTACTCTGTCATTGCTGGGTATTGAATGGAATAAGCTGGCCTGGATCGTCAGTGCGCTATCAGTGGGGATCGGTTTTGGTCTGCAAGAGATCGTTAAGAACTTTATCTCAGGTTTGATTTTGCTGACGGAACGGCCAGTAAAAGTAGGGGATTTGGTCAGTATCAGCGGTGTTGAAGGGGATATTCGACGTATCAACGTCAGGGCCACTGAAATTCAACTTAGTGATAAATCAACGGTGATTGTGCCTAACTCTCAGCTAATTTCCCAAAATGTGCGTAACGTCACCATGGGCAATGCTCAGGGTGTGGCTACCATTCCATTAATCTTCCCACTGGATATCGATCCTGAACAGGTAAGAGGTATTTTGCTGGAAGCTTACGTAGCCCATGAAGCTATTCAGGATACGCCCGCGCCTTCTGTCTCTTTTAGCCAGTTAACGCCAGATGGTATTACGCTAAGCGTTACGGGTTATGTTAGTAGTCCACGGGTTGTCAGCCGAACCAAAAGCGATTTGTTATTTGATATTCTGAAGCGGTTACGGGCAGCAAACGTTAAGCTTTCCAGTCCTCAGAGTTTAGTAGTGCAAAATCTGCCGCCGGAGATTGCAGCAGCTTATACCGATAACAGTAAAAAAGAAGACGAATAA
- the qseB gene encoding quorum sensing response regulator transcription factor QseB — protein sequence MRILLIEDDRLIGDGVKSGLTKLGFSVDWFSEGKSGQRAIDAAPYDAVVLDLSLPGIDGMDILRDWRKSGHDVPVLILTARDALEQRIDGLQQGADDYLCKPFALTEVAARLQALIRRRHGQLTPTISYGHVVYEPATMSVTSHGEPVILKPRELAILELFLHNIGRVLPRPLIEEKLYNWDEEVSSNAVEVHIHHLRRKLGNDFIRTVHGVGYTLGDNK from the coding sequence ATGCGTATCTTGCTAATTGAAGATGATCGGCTGATTGGTGACGGAGTCAAGTCCGGATTGACTAAACTGGGTTTTAGCGTGGACTGGTTTTCTGAAGGGAAAAGTGGCCAACGGGCAATTGATGCTGCACCTTATGATGCTGTTGTTCTCGATCTCTCTTTGCCGGGTATTGACGGTATGGATATTCTGCGCGACTGGCGCAAAAGCGGTCATGATGTCCCGGTACTCATTTTGACTGCCCGCGATGCACTGGAACAGCGTATCGATGGGTTACAGCAGGGGGCTGATGATTATCTGTGTAAGCCATTTGCCCTGACCGAAGTGGCAGCACGATTGCAGGCTTTGATTCGCCGGCGCCATGGTCAGCTTACCCCAACTATTTCCTATGGGCATGTAGTATATGAACCCGCAACCATGAGTGTAACCAGTCATGGAGAGCCTGTTATCCTTAAACCCAGAGAGTTGGCAATTCTGGAGCTGTTTTTGCACAACATCGGTCGGGTTCTGCCGCGTCCTCTGATTGAAGAAAAACTGTATAACTGGGATGAAGAGGTCTCCAGTAATGCGGTTGAAGTCCATATTCACCATTTACGGCGCAAACTGGGAAATGATTTTATCCGTACGGTACATGGAGTGGGATACACGCTGGGGGACAATAAGTGA
- a CDS encoding alpha/beta hydrolase, with translation MSKLIALFSMLLFSTALSAKPQQTIPPIDKTAYQHFQIQQYDMNADEQRSYRIYIAVPNTPPPTSGYPVLYMLDGNGQFPLAVNSYHPDNGPAPLIIAIGYPGDVSYNTVPRTRDYTPPAEGEEFAQGGKAEIFNQFINQQLKPWVNQHYAVNQQKQTLAGHSFGGLFTLYTLFNHPQQFQHYVAASPSLWWGNGVVIPASSPLLSQWPESILVTVGEYEEKPNPADANKPQDAERAKRQAKRQQVTKARALAAEMKQQGGNVNFILFPGKNHGSVIPDAIKAAVITAGKT, from the coding sequence ATGTCTAAATTAATCGCGCTGTTCTCCATGCTGCTGTTTTCCACCGCCCTTAGCGCCAAACCACAGCAGACCATTCCTCCTATTGATAAAACAGCCTATCAGCACTTCCAAATTCAACAATATGATATGAATGCCGATGAGCAACGCAGTTATCGAATCTATATTGCCGTTCCCAATACGCCACCGCCCACTTCCGGTTATCCAGTGTTATATATGCTGGATGGCAATGGTCAGTTCCCGCTGGCGGTAAACAGTTACCATCCTGATAATGGTCCCGCTCCGTTAATTATCGCTATTGGTTACCCTGGCGATGTTAGCTATAACACCGTACCACGCACCCGTGACTATACACCACCGGCCGAAGGGGAAGAGTTTGCTCAGGGAGGAAAAGCTGAAATATTTAACCAGTTTATTAACCAACAGTTAAAACCCTGGGTGAACCAGCACTATGCGGTTAATCAACAGAAACAGACATTAGCGGGTCATTCATTTGGTGGATTATTTACGCTCTACACGCTGTTTAATCACCCTCAACAATTTCAGCACTATGTTGCAGCCAGTCCTTCGCTCTGGTGGGGAAATGGTGTAGTAATTCCTGCTAGTTCGCCATTGTTATCTCAGTGGCCGGAATCCATTCTGGTAACCGTTGGAGAGTATGAAGAAAAACCTAATCCGGCAGATGCCAATAAGCCACAAGATGCGGAGCGCGCCAAAAGGCAGGCAAAACGCCAACAGGTAACCAAAGCCCGTGCACTGGCGGCAGAGATGAAGCAGCAGGGAGGCAATGTGAACTTCATTCTGTTCCCCGGGAAAAACCACGGTAGCGTTATCCCTGATGCCATAAAAGCAGCGGTGATTACAGCTGGAAAAACATAA
- a CDS encoding TonB-dependent receptor domain-containing protein → MKTRSLNTLCLAIISSFTLPAMAAESEETMVVTASGFQQVLRNAPASISVVTREQLEKKPFHNLGDAVKDVEGVSITGSGTNSQDISIRGLPGDYTLILVDGKRQNSRESRPNGNGGFESGFIPPMEAIERIEVIRGPMSSLYGSDAMGGVINIITRKVGSDWNGAVSMDATLQENSDSGNIYAGNFYLSGPLVENRVGFQLYGYGNYRPEDDIIEGYNENDNKGVTAKLSFTPTDTQQIILEGGRAIQKRESTPGKSIEAYTVRGSLKQPNPKTNINNERNHWALTHTGQWDFGFSDISVYQEKTKRSTETHTLDSSTGSWNGGYSDRKPEITNTVVDAKLTLPLPSNMVTIGGQYQYSELNDDSTTGRTTAEKTDITAWQKSVFIEDEIALLDDLTFTGGVRLDDHETYGDYWNPRGYLVYHLTDEITLKGGVAKAFRAPTLREISPDYGTATQGGAGIMYGNPDLKPETSVNQEIGIAYDHESGFNAALTLFNTDFKNKLTSYSTGGKDPITGLNLYTYDNVGKANIKGVEAATTIPLVTNWILGLNYTYLDSKRKSDDEFFTSGESLKGQPLAQTPKHSANAKLTWTVNDDLETYTRVTYTGKQVWAAQRNSYTGPRYRDGFTTVDVGGSYQINKNTQLNLAVLNITDETGDDINTNGGNWIVEDGRRYWAGINVKF, encoded by the coding sequence ATGAAAACCAGATCGTTAAACACACTCTGTCTGGCCATTATCAGTAGCTTCACTCTTCCCGCAATGGCGGCAGAAAGTGAAGAAACCATGGTTGTTACCGCATCGGGGTTCCAACAGGTACTACGTAATGCACCAGCCAGTATTAGCGTAGTTACACGCGAGCAACTGGAGAAAAAGCCCTTCCATAATTTGGGAGATGCGGTAAAAGATGTTGAAGGCGTCAGCATCACCGGTAGTGGTACCAATAGTCAGGATATCTCTATTCGAGGCTTACCCGGTGACTACACTCTAATTCTGGTTGACGGTAAACGTCAAAATAGCCGTGAGTCACGTCCTAACGGTAACGGCGGCTTTGAATCAGGCTTTATTCCACCCATGGAAGCCATTGAGCGCATTGAAGTAATTCGCGGCCCGATGTCTTCACTATATGGTTCTGATGCCATGGGCGGCGTAATCAACATCATCACTCGCAAAGTCGGCAGCGATTGGAATGGTGCTGTGAGTATGGATGCTACGTTGCAGGAAAACTCCGACTCCGGGAATATCTATGCGGGTAACTTCTACCTGTCTGGTCCGTTAGTTGAGAATCGCGTTGGATTCCAGCTATATGGCTACGGTAATTACCGACCAGAAGATGACATTATTGAAGGATACAACGAAAACGATAATAAAGGTGTTACCGCCAAACTGAGCTTTACGCCTACGGATACTCAACAAATCATTTTAGAAGGTGGTCGCGCGATACAAAAACGCGAGTCAACGCCAGGAAAATCCATTGAAGCCTATACGGTTCGCGGCTCACTTAAACAGCCTAATCCCAAAACAAATATCAATAATGAACGTAACCACTGGGCGCTGACGCATACCGGACAGTGGGATTTTGGTTTTTCCGACATTAGCGTGTATCAGGAAAAAACTAAACGCAGCACCGAAACACATACTTTGGACAGTTCTACCGGCTCCTGGAACGGTGGTTATAGCGACAGAAAACCAGAAATCACCAATACCGTAGTGGATGCTAAGTTAACCCTTCCTTTACCATCCAACATGGTCACCATTGGTGGTCAGTATCAGTATTCTGAGTTAAATGATGACTCAACCACCGGCAGAACAACCGCAGAGAAAACAGACATTACTGCCTGGCAGAAATCGGTGTTTATTGAGGATGAGATCGCCCTGCTGGATGATTTAACCTTTACCGGCGGCGTACGCTTAGACGACCATGAAACCTACGGCGATTACTGGAACCCACGTGGCTATCTGGTCTATCACCTGACAGATGAAATTACGCTGAAAGGTGGTGTAGCAAAAGCTTTCCGTGCACCAACCTTACGTGAAATCAGTCCTGATTATGGTACCGCCACTCAGGGTGGTGCCGGCATTATGTATGGCAATCCTGACCTTAAGCCTGAAACCAGTGTAAACCAGGAGATCGGCATTGCTTACGACCATGAGTCTGGTTTCAACGCTGCCCTGACACTGTTTAATACCGACTTTAAAAATAAGCTCACCAGCTACAGTACCGGCGGCAAAGACCCGATTACCGGTTTAAATCTGTACACTTATGACAACGTTGGTAAAGCAAATATCAAGGGCGTAGAAGCCGCGACCACCATCCCACTGGTGACCAATTGGATTCTGGGTTTGAACTATACCTATCTGGACTCCAAACGCAAAAGTGATGATGAATTCTTCACTTCTGGTGAATCACTAAAGGGACAACCGCTAGCACAAACGCCTAAGCACAGTGCTAATGCTAAGTTAACCTGGACGGTTAATGACGATCTGGAAACCTATACCCGCGTAACCTATACCGGTAAACAAGTATGGGCAGCACAACGTAACAGTTATACCGGCCCTCGCTATCGTGATGGTTTCACCACTGTTGATGTGGGCGGTAGTTATCAAATTAACAAAAATACCCAGTTAAACCTGGCAGTGCTGAACATTACGGATGAAACTGGTGATGATATCAATACTAACGGCGGGAACTGGATCGTTGAAGATGGCCGCCGCTATTGGGCCGGTATTAACGTGAAGTTCTGA
- a CDS encoding YgiW/YdeI family stress tolerance OB fold protein — protein sequence MKKLTMLALVAALASAPAFAQNSASNGGFSGPGATTTAPTQQGGGFSGPNAGTMTVEKALTMSDDTWVTLQGNIEQQIGKELYVFRDKTGTINVDIDHKRWNGLTISPTDTVELQGEIDKDWNSIELDVKQIKKIK from the coding sequence ATGAAAAAATTAACGATGTTAGCTTTAGTTGCCGCATTAGCCAGCGCTCCTGCTTTTGCTCAAAATAGCGCTTCAAATGGTGGATTTAGTGGCCCCGGAGCAACGACTACCGCACCAACTCAACAAGGTGGCGGATTTTCAGGCCCTAATGCAGGCACCATGACGGTTGAGAAAGCCTTAACCATGAGTGATGATACCTGGGTTACCCTGCAGGGAAATATCGAACAGCAAATCGGTAAAGAGTTGTATGTATTCCGCGATAAAACCGGCACTATTAATGTTGATATTGACCACAAACGCTGGAATGGTCTGACTATCTCTCCGACTGATACTGTAGAACTACAGGGTGAGATCGATAAAGACTGGAACTCTATTGAGCTTGATGTGAAGCAAATTAAAAAGATTAAGTAA